One genomic window of Arachis hypogaea cultivar Tifrunner chromosome 8, arahy.Tifrunner.gnm2.J5K5, whole genome shotgun sequence includes the following:
- the LOC112707954 gene encoding uncharacterized protein isoform X1 yields the protein MMNPWDIRDPWDMIDFDADEARQFQFEFPPLPEPVWNGDEKKIVAANVGDPQPQPCAMDVSGNEPPQLVIDECLAEAMNMTEQYWESPLSGYQPLQCQPQSCAIDVCGNQPPQLPSPSQSQPWSRALQFQPQPCAIDVCGNQPPELPSQPQPQPWSRPLQSQPQPCAIDVSGNQPTQLPSQPQPCAIGMCGNLPPQLPPQPQPQPQPQLQPRPQPQSRPWSRSRPRLLSHPRPQSQRDIVRTVTDEFFADTCGYPPPQPQPQTQWDSRNMLELIPDVGGHQPLQPQPPVWTWEENKAFESVITSCFQDAIDNRWEDVAARLPGRTPAQLQEHFQKLMNDIKAIHNGHHTSTPLSIPIINATTPPPSQPYSTDHHHRVEVVPAAEEEVVPTAQEEAAPTNTGYHWTEDEHSYTSCSKSKKKTTRPFLSATSSLTPCSPFKMLYTWLPFAINMIAMMDHQLLTSRLSVSATRSRK from the exons ATGATGAATCCGTGGGATATCAGAGACCCGTGGGATATGATAGACTTTGATGCCGATGAAGCACGGCAGTTTCAGTTTGAGTTTCCGCCTCTGCCTGAGCCCGTCTGGAATGGGGACGAAAAAAAGATTGTTGCCGCCAATGTAGGTGATCCCCAGCCCCAGCCGTGTGCCATGGACGTGAGTGGTAATGAACCACCTCAGCTGGTTATTGATGAGTGTTTGGCCGAAGCAATGAACATGACAGAGCAGTATTGGGAAAGCCCATTATCTGGTTATCAACCACTTCAGTGTCAGCCTCAGTCATGTGCCATTGACGTGTGTGGTAATCAACCACCTCAGCTACCGTCTCCGTCTCAGTCTCAGCCTTGGTCTCGGGCACTTCAGTTTCAGCCTCAGCCATGTGCCATTGACGTGTGTGGTAATCAACCACCTGAACTACCGTCTCAGCCCCAGCCCCAGCCTTGGTCTAGGCCACTTCAGTCTCAGCCTCAACCGTGTGCCATTGACGTGTCTGGAAATCAACCTACTCAGCTACCGTCTCAGCCTCAGCCGTGTGCCATTGGCATGTGTGGTAATCTACCACCTCAGCTACCGCCTCAGCCTCAGCCTCAGCCTCAGCCTCAGCTTCAGCCTCGGCCTCAGCCTCAGTCTCGGCCTTGGTCTCGGTCTCGGCCTCGGCTTCTTTCTCACCCTCGGCCTCAGTCTCAGAGGGATATAGTAAGGACGGTGACGGATGAGTTTTTCGCTGACACGTGTGGTTATCCACCACCTCAGCCTCAGCCTCAGACTCAGTGGGATTCGAGGAACATGTTAGAGCTGATTCCTGATGTCGGTGGTCATCAACCACTTCAACCTCAACCTCCGGTCTGGACTTGGGAGGAGAACAAAGCCTTTGAGTCGGTTATTACCAGTTGTTTTCAGGATGCTATCGACAACCGTTGGGAGGACGTTGCTGCTCGTCTCCCCGGCAGGACCCCGGCACAGCTGCAAGAGCACTTTCAGAAGCTGATGAACGACATCAAAGCCATCCATAACGGTCATCATACAAGCACTCCTCTCTCCATCCCCATCATCAATGCAACAACACCACCACCATCACAGCCTTATTCGACGGATCATCATCACAG GGTGGAGGTCGTGCCAGCTGCAGAGGAGGAGGTCGTGCCAACTGCACAAGAGGAGGCAGCACCAACAAACACAGGATATCATTGGACCGAAGATGAACATag TTATACAAGTTGCtccaaatccaaaaaaaaaaccaCGCGCCCCTTCCTTTCCGCCACTTCTTCCTTGACGCCATGCTCGCCGTTCAAG ATGTTGTACACGTGGCTTCCCTTTGCCATCAACATGATTGCAATGATGGATCATCAACTTCTAACTTCACGATTAAGTGTTTCTGCAACTCGTTCTCGGAAATAG
- the LOC112707954 gene encoding uncharacterized protein isoform X2 → MMNPWDIRDPWDMIDFDADEARQFQFEFPPLPEPVWNGDEKKIVAANVGDPQPQPCAMDVSGNEPPQLVIDECLAEAMNMTEQYWESPLSGYQPLQCQPQSCAIDVCGNQPPQLPSPSQSQPWSRALQFQPQPCAIDVCGNQPPELPSQPQPQPWSRPLQSQPQPCAIDVSGNQPTQLPSQPQPCAIGMCGNLPPQLPPQPQPQPQPQLQPRPQPQSRPWSRSRPRLLSHPRPQSQRDIVRTVTDEFFADTCGYPPPQPQPQTQWDSRNMLELIPDVGGHQPLQPQPPVWTWEENKAFESVITSCFQDAIDNRWEDVAARLPGRTPAQLQEHFQKLMNDIKAIHNGHHTSTPLSIPIINATTPPPSQPYSTDHHHRVEVVPAAEEEVVPTAQEEAAPTNTGYHWTEDEHRLFIKGYQEEGSHWKRISEYYVKTKTPSQISSHAQKHFLHQEDLAKGKKLRKSIFDVI, encoded by the exons ATGATGAATCCGTGGGATATCAGAGACCCGTGGGATATGATAGACTTTGATGCCGATGAAGCACGGCAGTTTCAGTTTGAGTTTCCGCCTCTGCCTGAGCCCGTCTGGAATGGGGACGAAAAAAAGATTGTTGCCGCCAATGTAGGTGATCCCCAGCCCCAGCCGTGTGCCATGGACGTGAGTGGTAATGAACCACCTCAGCTGGTTATTGATGAGTGTTTGGCCGAAGCAATGAACATGACAGAGCAGTATTGGGAAAGCCCATTATCTGGTTATCAACCACTTCAGTGTCAGCCTCAGTCATGTGCCATTGACGTGTGTGGTAATCAACCACCTCAGCTACCGTCTCCGTCTCAGTCTCAGCCTTGGTCTCGGGCACTTCAGTTTCAGCCTCAGCCATGTGCCATTGACGTGTGTGGTAATCAACCACCTGAACTACCGTCTCAGCCCCAGCCCCAGCCTTGGTCTAGGCCACTTCAGTCTCAGCCTCAACCGTGTGCCATTGACGTGTCTGGAAATCAACCTACTCAGCTACCGTCTCAGCCTCAGCCGTGTGCCATTGGCATGTGTGGTAATCTACCACCTCAGCTACCGCCTCAGCCTCAGCCTCAGCCTCAGCCTCAGCTTCAGCCTCGGCCTCAGCCTCAGTCTCGGCCTTGGTCTCGGTCTCGGCCTCGGCTTCTTTCTCACCCTCGGCCTCAGTCTCAGAGGGATATAGTAAGGACGGTGACGGATGAGTTTTTCGCTGACACGTGTGGTTATCCACCACCTCAGCCTCAGCCTCAGACTCAGTGGGATTCGAGGAACATGTTAGAGCTGATTCCTGATGTCGGTGGTCATCAACCACTTCAACCTCAACCTCCGGTCTGGACTTGGGAGGAGAACAAAGCCTTTGAGTCGGTTATTACCAGTTGTTTTCAGGATGCTATCGACAACCGTTGGGAGGACGTTGCTGCTCGTCTCCCCGGCAGGACCCCGGCACAGCTGCAAGAGCACTTTCAGAAGCTGATGAACGACATCAAAGCCATCCATAACGGTCATCATACAAGCACTCCTCTCTCCATCCCCATCATCAATGCAACAACACCACCACCATCACAGCCTTATTCGACGGATCATCATCACAG GGTGGAGGTCGTGCCAGCTGCAGAGGAGGAGGTCGTGCCAACTGCACAAGAGGAGGCAGCACCAACAAACACAGGATATCATTGGACCGAAGATGAACATag GTTATTTATTAAAGGGTACCAAGAAGAAGGTTCACACTGGAAAAGAATTTCAGAATATTATGTAAAAACAAAAACTCCGAGTCAAATTTCCAGTCATGCTCAGAAACATTTTTTACATCAAGAAGATTTGGCTAAAGGAAAAAAGCTAAGAAAAAGCATTTTTGATGTAATTTGA
- the LOC112707954 gene encoding uncharacterized protein isoform X3, which yields MMNPWDIRDPWDMIDFDADEARQFQFEFPPLPEPVWNGDEKKIVAANVGDPQPQPCAMDVSGNEPPQLVIDECLAEAMNMTEQYWESPLSGYQPLQCQPQSCAIDVCGNQPPQLPSPSQSQPWSRALQFQPQPCAIDVCGNQPPELPSQPQPQPWSRPLQSQPQPCAIDVSGNQPTQLPSQPQPCAIGMCGNLPPQLPPQPQPQPQPQLQPRPQPQSRPWSRSRPRLLSHPRPQSQRDIVRTVTDEFFADTCGYPPPQPQPQTQWDSRNMLELIPDVGGHQPLQPQPPVWTWEENKAFESVITSCFQDAIDNRWEDVAARLPGRTPAQLQEHFQKLMNDIKAIHNGHHTSTPLSIPIINATTPPPSQPYSTDHHHRVEVVPAAEEEVVPTAQEEAAPTNTGYHWTEDEHRNCALFRGF from the exons ATGATGAATCCGTGGGATATCAGAGACCCGTGGGATATGATAGACTTTGATGCCGATGAAGCACGGCAGTTTCAGTTTGAGTTTCCGCCTCTGCCTGAGCCCGTCTGGAATGGGGACGAAAAAAAGATTGTTGCCGCCAATGTAGGTGATCCCCAGCCCCAGCCGTGTGCCATGGACGTGAGTGGTAATGAACCACCTCAGCTGGTTATTGATGAGTGTTTGGCCGAAGCAATGAACATGACAGAGCAGTATTGGGAAAGCCCATTATCTGGTTATCAACCACTTCAGTGTCAGCCTCAGTCATGTGCCATTGACGTGTGTGGTAATCAACCACCTCAGCTACCGTCTCCGTCTCAGTCTCAGCCTTGGTCTCGGGCACTTCAGTTTCAGCCTCAGCCATGTGCCATTGACGTGTGTGGTAATCAACCACCTGAACTACCGTCTCAGCCCCAGCCCCAGCCTTGGTCTAGGCCACTTCAGTCTCAGCCTCAACCGTGTGCCATTGACGTGTCTGGAAATCAACCTACTCAGCTACCGTCTCAGCCTCAGCCGTGTGCCATTGGCATGTGTGGTAATCTACCACCTCAGCTACCGCCTCAGCCTCAGCCTCAGCCTCAGCCTCAGCTTCAGCCTCGGCCTCAGCCTCAGTCTCGGCCTTGGTCTCGGTCTCGGCCTCGGCTTCTTTCTCACCCTCGGCCTCAGTCTCAGAGGGATATAGTAAGGACGGTGACGGATGAGTTTTTCGCTGACACGTGTGGTTATCCACCACCTCAGCCTCAGCCTCAGACTCAGTGGGATTCGAGGAACATGTTAGAGCTGATTCCTGATGTCGGTGGTCATCAACCACTTCAACCTCAACCTCCGGTCTGGACTTGGGAGGAGAACAAAGCCTTTGAGTCGGTTATTACCAGTTGTTTTCAGGATGCTATCGACAACCGTTGGGAGGACGTTGCTGCTCGTCTCCCCGGCAGGACCCCGGCACAGCTGCAAGAGCACTTTCAGAAGCTGATGAACGACATCAAAGCCATCCATAACGGTCATCATACAAGCACTCCTCTCTCCATCCCCATCATCAATGCAACAACACCACCACCATCACAGCCTTATTCGACGGATCATCATCACAG GGTGGAGGTCGTGCCAGCTGCAGAGGAGGAGGTCGTGCCAACTGCACAAGAGGAGGCAGCACCAACAAACACAGGATATCATTGGACCGAAGATGAACATag AAATTGTGCCCTATTCCGAGGTTTTTAA